The following coding sequences are from one Sesamum indicum cultivar Zhongzhi No. 13 linkage group LG11, S_indicum_v1.0, whole genome shotgun sequence window:
- the LOC110012925 gene encoding uncharacterized protein LOC110012925, translating to MIEEASRKAIVECERRTVTPAREGARRQLFQEMEMKHRREFSSVPEKSPERTMSNEIEELKKRGEIVSQNRSSSFTNWILLEVVDSSFRFPDLSKYDGSKDPREHVAAFDLVMNLYGQTDSIKAKLFVTTLKGKAQEWFTSLGSGTIDSYEQLIHKFSFHFASKRKAKRTATYLFTIRQRDDETLKNFMGRFDNEVLEVQDLRIDMMVSIMIHSLKKGPFAYLFTIRQMDDETLKNFMGRFNNEVLEVQDLRIDMMVSILIHSLKKGGDECHEDNEWARDLGRSRDKRSKEGKQRSEKDRERRGPYLPKYHRYTPLNTTGEREMMLVEKEGLLQRPGKMRDTPAKKNSNKYCRFHKHKGHDTEDCYQLKDEIERLIRQGYFRHLIENRSETGHRSRSRSHERNRKDEAGKSIVRDNAPTKGIIHTISGGPIEGDSSRARKRYARENRYKYGGQMMHVESQEDMFLEIKT from the exons ATGATAGAGGAAGCAAGTAGGAAGGCCATAGTAGAGTGTGAGCGGAGAACGGTGACTCCAGCGAGAGAAGGAGCTAGGAGGCAGCTGTTCCAGGAAATGGAGATGAAGCATAGGCGAGAGTTCTCAAGTGTGCCTGAAAAAAGCCCTGAAAGGACCATGTCGAATGAA ATAGAAGAGCTGAAGAAAAGAGGAGAGATCGTATCTCAAAATAGGAGCTCGTCTTTTACCAACTGGATTCTACTGGAAGTTGTTGATAGCAGTTTTCGATTCCCGGATCTTTCCAAGTACGATGGGAGTAAAGATCCTAGGGAGCATGTTGCAGCATTCGATTTGGTTATGAACTTGTATGGTCAGACCGACTCGATTAAGGCAAAGTTGTTTGTAACTACATTGAAGGGTAAAGCACAAGAATGGTTCACCAGCTTGGGGAGTGGAACTATTGACTCATACGAGCAGTTAATACACAagttttctttccattttgcaAGCAAAAGGAAGGCAAAGAGGACAGCTACTTACCTCTTTACAATCAGGCAGAGGGATGATGAGACGTTGAAAAACTTCATGGGAAGATTCGATAATGAAGTGTTAGAGGTGCAAGATTTAAGAATTGATATGATGGTGAGTATAATGATACATAGCTTGAAAAAGGGTCCGTTCGCGTACCTCTTTACAATCAGACAGATGGATGATGAGACGTTGAAAAACTTCATGGGAAGATTCAATAATGAAGTGTTAGAGGTGCAAGATTTAAGAATTGATATGATGGTGAGTATACTGATACATAGCTTGAAAAAGG GAGGAGATGAATGCCATGAGGACAATGAATGGGCAAGGGACCTAGGTCGTTCAAGGGACAAGCGCTCGAAGGAGGGAAAAcagcgatctgaaaaagatcggGAGCGAAGAGGACCGTACTTGCCAAAGTATCACAGGTACACGCCTTTAAACACGACCGGGGAAAGAGAAATGATGTTGGTAGAAAAGGAAGGACTCCTGCAAAGGCCAGGTAAGATGCGAGATACACCTGCGAAGAAAAACTCTAACAAATATTGCAGGTTTCACAAACACAAGGGCCATGACACAGAAGATTGTTACCagttaaaagatgaaattgaaaGATTAATTAGGCAGGGATACTTTAGACATTTGATCGAAAATAGAAGTGAGACAGGACATCGAAGCAGATCGCGGAGTCATGAAAGAAACCGCAAGGATGAGGCGGGGAAGAGCATAGTACGAGATAACGCGCCTACAAAAGGAATCATCCACACGATCTCAGGTGGTCCAATAGAAGGAGATTCTTCGAGGGCAAGAAAGAGATATGCAAGAGAAAATAGGTACAAATATGGAGGGCAGATGATGCACGTGGAATCGCAGGAGGAcatgtttttggagataaagaCCTGA
- the LOC105173411 gene encoding malonyl-coenzyme:anthocyanin 5-O-glucoside-6'''-O-malonyltransferase-like produces MATTILETCRVPAPPGAAADLSLPLTFFDLPWLHFHPIRRLLFYDYPCSKPYFLETVAPKLKESLSLTLRHYLPLAGDLIFPLNSEKKPEIQYVAGESAVSLTVAESASDFDHLTGNHARDADQFYEFVPEIDPVTDESEYQRVPVVALKVTLFPGRGICVRFANLHCLGDASSVVGFIKAWASISKLGGDEEEFLTKHAESLPILDRSVINDPLGIDTIFWKVIRDVPLKSSSFPLPTNRVRATYILRQADIEKLKDLVLAKKPGLLQVSSFVVTASYVWTCFVKSEEQVDDDDVLQVFIFAADIRARIDPPVPASYFGNCLAYGLAKIEHKQLVGGEGFVIAAEAIADQIKNRLNNKDQVLKGAENWLSETKEMTAIRAFGVSGSPKFDLCSADFGWGRARKLETVSIDGEKHSMSLCKSRDSEGGLEVGISLPKARMDAFAAIFEEGLRF; encoded by the coding sequence ATGGCTACCACCATACTCGAAACATGCCGAGTTCCAGCTCCACCAGGCGCCGCCGCTGACCTATCGCTGCCTCTTACATTCTTCGACCTCCCTTGGCTGCATTTCCATCCAATCCGTCGCCTTCTCTTTTATGACTACCCTTGTTCTAAGCCTTATTTCTTGGAGACCGTGGCTCCAAAACTCAAAGAATCTCTATCCCTCACTCTCAGGCACTACCTCCCCCTAGCGGGCGATTTGATCTTCCCTCTCAACTCGGAGAAAAAGCCTGAAATCCAATACGTGGCCGGGGAGTCGGCAGTTTCACTGACAGTCGCCGAGTCTGCTAGTGATTTCGACCATCTTACTGGAAACCATGCGCGAGATGCTGATCAGTTCTATGAGTTTGTGCCCGAGATAGATCCTGTAACAGATGAATCCGAGTACCAAAGGGTCCCTGTTGTGGCCCTGAAAGTGACTTTGTTTCCGGGTCGTGGTATATGTGTTCGGTTCGCCAATCTTCACTGTCTTGGCGATGCAAGTTCGGTTGTAggctttattaaagcatgggCTTCAATCAGCAAACTCGGGGGGGATGAGGAGGAGTTTCTGACCAAACACGCTGAATCTTTGCCAATTCTAGACAGATCTGTCATTAACGACCCGCTTGGAATTGATACCATCTTCTGGAAAGTAATAAGAGACGTTCCTTTGAAATCATCGTCTTTTCCATTACCCACCAACCGGGTCCGGGCGACATATATTCTCCGTCAGGCAGATATAGAAAAGCTCAAGGATTTGGTCTTGGCGAAGAAACCCGGTCTACTTCAAGTCTCTTCTTTCGTCGTCACAGCGTCTTATGTTTGGACTTGTTTTGTCAAATCCGAGGAGCAAgtggatgatgatgatgtgctGCAAGTCTTCATTTTCGCGGCGGATATACGGGCACGGATTGATCCGCCAGTTCCCGCCAGTTACTTCGGCAACTGCTTGGCTTACGGGTTGGCGAAAATCGAGCATAAACAGCTTGTGGGGGGAGAAGGGTTTGTGATTGCTGCAGAGGCTATTGCTGACCAAATCAAGAATAGGTTGAACAACAAGGACCAAGTGTTGAAAGGTGCTGAGAATTGGCTGTCAGAGACTAAGGAAATGACAGCCATAAGAGCATTTGGGGTGTCTGGATCCCCGAAATTCGACTTGTGCAGTGCGGATTTTGGATGGGGAAGGGCAAGAAAGCTGGAAACGGTGTCCATTGATGGAGAGAAGCATTCCATGTCTTTGTGCAAGTCAAGGGATTCAGAGGGAGGATTGGAGGTTGGCATATCTTTGCCAAAGGCAAGAATGGACGCTTTTGCAGCTATCTTCGAAGAGGGGCTAAGGTTTTGA
- the LOC105173412 gene encoding benzoate carboxyl methyltransferase-like: MVVKNVMNMNPGDGATSYANNSGLQKAVMSEALPLVDETLEAMFSAENGFHAKCLKLVDLGCSSGPNTLFIISYILNAIEDLCSKRNNSTDHHHLPDFEVFLNDLPDNDFNNLFKLIRGEAIGKNKKRRCFLYGLPGSFYDRLFSENNLHFAYSSYSLHWLSQTPEGLERNNKENIYMARTSPPEVFKAYAKQYERDFSTFLRLRGEEMIIGGRMVLTFIGRSVEDLSCKDHFAQFTLLSQTLLDFLSQGLVKMDDLYSLNVPIYMSCEEEVKTLIQNEGSFNLDKMHVFPVRWDAQDNILNYENNIVFDKQRSGKLVANCGRALMEPMLTAHFESSIVDELFGRYAEKMGEHLSEHKYSSYYTILISLSRK, encoded by the exons ATGGTGGTGAAGAACGTCATGAACATGAATCCAGGAGATGGCGCAACTAGCTATGCCAACAATTCTGGCCTTcaa AAAGCAGTGATGTCAGAAGCATTGCCTTTGGTAGATGAGACATTGGAAGCAATGTTTTCTGCTGAAAATGGCTTCCATGCTAAGTGCTTGAAGTTGGTGGATTTGGGCTGTTCATCAGGGCCCAACACTCTTTTCATCATCTCCTATATCCTGAATGCAATTGAAGACTTGTGCAGTAAGAGAAATAACAGTACTGATCATCATCACTTACCTGATTTtgaggtgtttttgaatgatctTCCTGACAATGACTTCAACAACCTCTTCAAGTTGATTAGGGGTGAGGCGATTGGtaagaacaagaaaagacGGTGTTTTTTGTATGGCTTGCCTGGATCTTTCTACGACAGGCTGTTTTCTGAAAACAACCTTCACTTTGCTTATTCATCCTACAGTCTTCACTGGCTTTCTCAG actCCTGAAGGACTGGAACGTAACAATAAAGAGAATATATACATGGCAAGAACAAGTCCTCCAGAGGTATTTAAAGCATATGCGAAGCAATACGAAAGAGACTTCTCCACATTTTTGAGGTTGAGAGGTGAAGAAATGATAATTGGTGGACGTATGGTTTTGACATTTATCGGCAGAAGTGTTGAAGATCTCTCTTGCAAAGATCATTTCGCCCAATTCACTTTGCTTTCACAAACACTTCTTGAT TTTTTATCTCAGGGACTTGTGAAGATGGACGATTTGTACTCACTCAATGTACCTATCTACATGTCCTGTGAAGAAGAAGTGAAGACATTGATACAAAATGAAGGATCCTTCAATTTGGACAAGATGCACGTTTTCCCTGTCCGTTGGGATGCCCAAGACAACATACTCaactatgaaaataatattgttttcGATAAACAAAGGAGTGGGAAATTGGTGGCAAATTGTGGTAGAGCTTTAATGGAACCAATGCTGACTGCTCATTTTGAGAGCTCCATTGTTGATGAACTGTTTGGAAGATATGCAGAGAAAATGGGAGAGCATTTGTCCGAACACAAATATTCATCATATTACACAATACTCATTTCCTTATCTAGGAAATGA